One segment of Anaerolineae bacterium DNA contains the following:
- a CDS encoding KH domain-containing protein: MKELIEYVAKSLVDDPSQVTVTETTSGNSVVLELHVAPEDMGRVIGRNGRVANALRLLLRVQSAKLGKRVTLEII, encoded by the coding sequence GTGAAAGAGCTGATCGAATACGTAGCCAAATCGCTGGTCGACGATCCTTCCCAGGTGACTGTCACCGAAACCACCTCCGGGAATTCCGTCGTCCTGGAGTTGCATGTGGCTCCGGAAGATATGGGGCGCGTCATCGGTCGCAATGGCCGGGTGGCGAACGCGCTGCGCCTGCTCCTGCGCGTGCAATCGGCCAAACTGGGCAAGCGCGTCACCCTCGAAATCATCTGA
- the rpsP gene encoding 30S ribosomal protein S16: MVRIRLRRVGSKGQPSYRIVVADSRSPRDGRNIEVIGFYNPRTEPATMEIKEDRALYWLNTGAQPSDTVAYILKTLGTLDRLARLKKGEALETLVAEAEAAAAARGKVNPKTSRPAKPKKQAAPAATEE; encoded by the coding sequence ATGGTTCGCATTCGTCTACGCCGTGTAGGTTCCAAAGGCCAGCCCAGCTACCGCATCGTGGTCGCCGATTCGCGCAGCCCGCGTGATGGGCGCAACATCGAAGTCATCGGCTTCTACAATCCGCGTACCGAGCCAGCAACGATGGAAATCAAGGAAGATCGCGCCCTCTACTGGCTCAACACGGGCGCGCAGCCCAGCGACACGGTAGCTTACATCCTGAAAACCCTCGGCACGCTGGACCGCCTGGCCCGCCTGAAGAAAGGCGAAGCTCTGGAAACGCTGGTCGCCGAGGCCGAAGCGGCAGCAGCAGCCCGCGGCAAGGTCAACCCCAAGACCAGCCGTCCGGCCAAGCCCAAGAAGCAAGCTGCGCCCGCCGCAACAGAAGAGTAG
- the ffh gene encoding signal recognition particle protein produces MFENLTEKLQDIFDQLGRQGRLSEDDVDKAMREVRLALLEADVNLKVAKDFIKRVKERAVGAEVTRNLNPAQQVIKIVHEELIDTLGEAGRLNLSGPSPRVIMLVGLQGSGKTTTGAKLALMLRREGKRPFLIAADTYRPAAVDQLVTLAKQIDIPYWEEGITVSPPEIVRHGLQKAREANATVVIVDTAGRLQIDEEMMAELEAIKALSNPAEILLVADAMTGQEAVRIAEGFNNRLNITGLILTKVDGDARGGAAISMRAVTGVPIKFLATGEKLDALEVFYPDRLASRILGMGDVLSLIEKAEAAFDQREAERLQRKMLRNEFTLEDFLQQMQQVKRIGPLGQILDMLPGMSRLTKDLDMSKADQEFRKIEAIIRSMTPQERRNPRVLNASRKRRIAAGSGTQVQDINALLKQFRQMQRLMQQIGKGRLPRFPGLLN; encoded by the coding sequence ATGTTTGAGAACCTGACTGAGAAACTTCAGGACATCTTCGATCAACTGGGGCGGCAGGGCAGGCTCAGCGAGGATGATGTCGACAAGGCCATGCGTGAAGTTCGCCTGGCCCTGCTGGAAGCCGATGTCAACCTCAAGGTCGCCAAGGATTTCATCAAGCGCGTCAAAGAACGCGCTGTTGGCGCTGAGGTCACCCGCAACCTGAACCCCGCCCAGCAGGTGATCAAGATTGTTCATGAAGAGCTGATCGATACCCTCGGCGAAGCTGGCCGCCTGAATCTCAGCGGCCCTTCCCCGCGGGTGATCATGCTGGTCGGGTTACAGGGTTCCGGCAAAACCACCACTGGCGCCAAGCTAGCCCTCATGCTTCGGCGCGAGGGGAAGCGTCCCTTTCTGATCGCCGCTGACACCTACCGTCCGGCAGCGGTTGACCAGCTGGTGACACTGGCCAAACAGATCGATATCCCGTACTGGGAAGAAGGCATCACAGTCTCGCCGCCAGAGATCGTCCGCCATGGCCTGCAAAAGGCACGGGAGGCCAACGCTACAGTCGTCATCGTGGACACCGCAGGCCGCCTGCAAATCGATGAGGAGATGATGGCCGAACTGGAGGCGATCAAAGCCCTCAGCAACCCGGCGGAAATCCTGCTGGTGGCGGATGCCATGACCGGCCAGGAAGCGGTGCGCATCGCCGAAGGCTTTAACAACCGGCTGAACATCACCGGCCTGATCCTGACCAAAGTCGATGGCGATGCACGCGGTGGCGCAGCCATTTCTATGCGCGCTGTTACCGGCGTGCCGATCAAGTTCCTGGCCACTGGCGAAAAACTGGATGCCCTGGAGGTCTTCTACCCGGATCGTCTGGCCTCGCGTATCCTGGGCATGGGCGATGTGCTCAGCCTGATCGAGAAAGCGGAGGCCGCTTTTGACCAGCGCGAAGCTGAACGCCTGCAACGCAAGATGCTTCGCAATGAGTTCACGCTGGAAGACTTCCTGCAACAGATGCAGCAGGTCAAGCGGATCGGCCCCCTCGGCCAGATTCTGGATATGTTGCCGGGCATGAGTCGGCTGACCAAAGATCTGGACATGTCCAAGGCGGATCAGGAATTCCGCAAGATCGAGGCGATCATCCGCTCAATGACCCCTCAGGAGCGCCGCAATCCACGGGTGCTCAACGCCAGCCGCAAGCGGCGTATCGCCGCTGGCAGCGGGACGCAAGTCCAGGACATTAACGCGCTGCTCAAACAATTTCGTCAGATGCAGCGCCTGATGCAGCAAATCGGTAAAGGACGGCTGCCGCGGTTCCCCGGTCTGTTGAACTGA
- a CDS encoding LCP family protein, which translates to MSMPTTVNEDTRPNPALEAEPSAAAHPRPAARRGCLWLLLGGVFMALLPVFLSGLYILLYLLFPPPALNVLVLGLDARAGEGFVTRTDSVMVMGVQPARLDVSLLSIPRDLFIETPGYGLQRINTVNVLGEQDQPGSGARLAAQAVAQSFHIPVDRYLRVNFDGFIALVDALGGIDVEVPSLLIDYAYPTDDFGTTTVQFEPGWQHMDGWQALAYARTRHADDDYRRAARQQQLMVALAQAVVRPGNWPRLPAAAAAFFQSVDTDLTPLDLLALAPTLVLDGAVGSIDRLVIDRDLIQRSPEGYAIPNYAALDGWLSTNLR; encoded by the coding sequence ATGAGTATGCCAACGACTGTCAATGAGGACACCCGTCCCAATCCGGCTCTGGAGGCCGAGCCAAGCGCTGCTGCGCATCCGCGTCCAGCGGCAAGGCGAGGATGCCTGTGGTTATTGCTGGGCGGTGTGTTTATGGCGCTGCTGCCAGTCTTTCTGTCCGGTCTCTACATCTTGCTGTATCTGTTGTTTCCACCGCCTGCGCTGAACGTGCTGGTGCTGGGTCTGGACGCGCGCGCCGGGGAGGGGTTTGTCACCCGCACGGACAGCGTCATGGTGATGGGCGTACAGCCAGCGCGGCTTGATGTCAGTCTGCTGTCCATCCCGCGCGATCTGTTCATCGAAACGCCGGGCTACGGTTTGCAGCGGATCAATACAGTCAACGTCCTTGGTGAGCAGGATCAGCCAGGTAGTGGCGCGCGGCTGGCTGCCCAGGCGGTGGCCCAGAGTTTTCACATCCCGGTCGATCGCTACCTGCGCGTTAACTTCGACGGGTTCATTGCTCTGGTTGATGCGCTGGGCGGGATCGATGTTGAAGTGCCCTCTCTGCTGATTGATTACGCCTATCCCACCGACGATTTCGGCACAACGACCGTTCAATTTGAACCCGGCTGGCAGCATATGGACGGCTGGCAGGCCCTGGCTTACGCCCGGACCCGCCACGCCGATGATGATTACCGCCGCGCTGCCCGCCAGCAGCAGCTGATGGTGGCGCTGGCTCAGGCGGTAGTCAGGCCGGGAAACTGGCCACGTTTGCCGGCTGCTGCTGCCGCCTTCTTTCAATCGGTCGACACCGACCTGACCCCCCTGGATTTGCTGGCGCTGGCGCCAACGCTGGTGCTGGATGGCGCAGTCGGTTCGATTGACCGCCTGGTGATCGACCGGGACCTGATCCAGCGTTCACCGGAGGGCTACGCCATTCCCAATTACGCGGCCCTGGACGGCTGGCTCAGCACCAACCTGCGCTGA